Within the Erigeron canadensis isolate Cc75 chromosome 6, C_canadensis_v1, whole genome shotgun sequence genome, the region CACCAACTTCTAATCTTCTACTACAATTTCTCCATTGACTATCAATTATCTTCATTTTTCGATTCAAAAAGGGATAGCGGCACAGCTTGTTGCTCGCTTACCAATTATTCAGATGTAACTTGgtttttactttataaaaaatGACAAAGGAAAAAGGAAACGAGTAAAATAGAACTTTACggttgttttgttattttgttggaTTTTATCatgttattttatcttttatctaatgtaatttataagttttgtttACTTATGTTTTTGGTACGTCGTACCGAATACATGGTACACCGTACCACTTCATACCGTCTCGTACCGAAATGAGCCTACCCCCTCCGTACTAAATTCGTCACACCTATCCGAACCGCGTACCCGTACCGAAGTGTACCACGTTTTATGTGTGACTATGGGTCAGAAAAGCCTTTGTAGAAACAAATCAATCACCAGTTGTCATTGGTACAATTATGGTCAAAAGTAAATGAACTACTTCCCTATGCAAACATGCAAAGCAGCTACCATGCTCTACTAATCAGGTCTAAAAGAGCGTCAATTTCTCACAAGATAACGTCATACATTTTTATTCCATATGCTTGGTTTTACTTGTAAGAAATAACCTCACACATTTTTACTccgtattttttgttttcacttcccaagttacatacttacatatcTAGAAACACATAAAGTTGGCAGCAAACCAAAATTCCATATATCGAAGTACAACATCGAAAGATAAATTATTCAGTTGTTGAACCAAAAAAAAGAACTTCTAACTGAcgaatatataaacaaaattctCTAAAAGCTCTCTCATTGAGCTAACAATAACTCAAAATTAGTATTTGCTTATAACCAAATAAAATCAATCATTCAACAGCAAGATAAACTATTAAATATAAACTTTGTTTCAGTTACCTTGTTGACAACGTCCGGCGACCAGATGAAACGCCTTATATCAGTCTAACTGAAAGCTATTGGTTTCCCGTTTGTTGAATCACGTCAACAAAATGATGTATAAACCGAGTTTTATTCAATAACCATCCCAAAGGGCTTATGTCCTATCTTGTTTTGCAGCCTCAGTTTCAGTACTAGCTAAACCAAGATCCTTCTCGATTTTAGCCCAAGCAACCAAAAGATTAGGAGGAAACTTCTTCCGCATTGTCCTGATCATCCCTTTGGCGTCCTTAGTCCTCGACTTTTTAGCTAAACCTTCAACCAGATACTTCAAAGTATTAAAATCCGGTATCTTGTTCACCTTCACACTATGTTTAAACACCTTATACCCGGTCTCAAACTGCTCATTCTTACACAAATGATACACCAAAGTCCTAAAAGTAGCAGCATTCGGGTTACAACAATGTTCTTCCAACTTATCATAAACCTCTTTAGCTTCCCTCATCATCCCTTTCCGACAATAACAAGTCATcaaataattataacttatcGTATCCGGTTTCAGCCCTGCACTAATCATTTCCTCAATCATTCTCTTAACGTCCTCAGGCTCACCATCAGCCGCATTCATCAACCTAACATTATGAGCGGCAACATCAATCACACATCCTCTACTCACCATCTCATCCCAAACACGTTCCGCCTCAGTTACATTCCCTTTCTTATACAACGAATGTATAATCGACGTATAAGTAACCCCGGAAACTTTCACACCCATTTCATCCATTTCCTTCAACTTCTCCATCCCCTTTTCCGGTTTTCCAGCATCACAATAAGATTTTACAAGTATCCCATACGAATAATCGTCGGGTTTAAACCCATACTTAacaggcatttcatcaaacagttgGGGTGCATTATCAAATTTCTTGGAATTCACACAAGCAGTAAGTAAAGCATTAAAAGATAAAGCAGACCTGGGTGTTTTCGTAATTTCCATCTGGGTATAAGTCTTTAAAGCATTATCAAACATACCCGCAATCCCATATGACCTAATTAGCGACGAAAGAAAACCTTCGTCGGTAACTCTTGGATCATTTTTGTGAGATTCGATTAAAGTTTCAATGTCGGAGAATCTGTGAGATTTCGCAAGACGACGGACAGTGATCTGTTGGGCATGGTGGGCAGATCCTGGAGATGATGTGGAATGATTTGATTGGACAGTTGAGTAAATGTCTAGGGCTTTGTCAGTATCGTGTTCTGTTCTGAGCTTTGATTTGGCTTTGGAAATGGTCATCGGAGTTGGGTTTGtgacggtggtggcggcgacggtcGAGAGGTGGCGGGCGCGGCGGAGGAGAGTGGAAGATGACGATGATGCCATGtttagggttttgggtttagtgAAGAAATGAAGTGAAGTGTGGTTTATTGTGCTAGTTGAAAGTTGTATCAAGTGTTTGGGCTTCTGTATGACCCAGGATCACCTATTGACCCACCCATGGGTTCAATacttacatatttatttatcattctatgtaaaataaaatagaaaattctCTATCGAGTAGTGAGTCTGAGGTGCTGCTTTCGACCAATGAAGtcaagaatatattttttttgaacattcaaatTATATTATTGATGAAATGAAGTCTAGCAAGAGGCTAgaaaattcattcaaagttataCAGAAAGAACATACTGATGAAACAGGGGAATGTGTAAGCTAAGGAGAACAATACAAGAAGGAAAAAAACTAAACAGAAACCATTAAACAAGTAATTTTAGAAGCTGAAGTTTCTCCATTGAGACCATGTTATGCCAAGTGAATTCTTCCTATTTGATAACCATAGGTAACTAGTGCTTTGATTTCTGTGGAGGCAAACCGCAAGGAGGGGTTTTTGTTGGAGAAAATACGGTCATTTCTTGTTTTCCAAACTACCCAATAGAAAGCAATGATAACGAGTTGGATGAGATGTTGTTTTGTGGGGTTTGTCGAGGCTGTATTGTGGTGGGTTTCATAAGAGGGAGATGGCACCATGACTGGACGAAAGACCATAGCAAACTCGTAAAGGGGTCGTACAAGAAGAGGTGTTCTGCAGTTTCGTCAAGTGAATTGCAAAGGGAACATTGGGGAGAGGTTATGGGTATGTTCCTGATTTGTAACTGGTCAATGGTTGGGATGTGAATTTTGTTCAATTCTCCAGCCTAAAATGTTGGCTTTGTGCGGTGCGGTTTTGTTCCAAGGGAATGTCCACATGTTAGGACCGAACTGAGTAGTCTGTAGCTGATGATTTAAGGATTTAACTGAGAATTCTCCCGATTCATCGAGTTTCCATATCCAATTGTCGGACTCATCCTTAATGGTAATCGGGTATAAACGGCACAGCAAATCTTCAAATTGTTGTAATTCGCACATGGAAGAGGGTTGATGGTTCCAATTCCATTCCCATTGGGAGAAACGTCCCTCCCCGGTGCACCTGTCTTTGATTAAGCATCCTTTCTGTCTCTCGAGCATGTACAGATCAGGGTAAGTAAAACACAGGGGTGTGCTCTCCAACCATGGATCGATCCAGAATCTCAGTGCAGCTCCATTTCCTAGTTTACCTTGCATCAAAGTTTCCAAAGAGACATTAAAGGGAACCATATGGGAGTTTAGTTTCGCGATGGAGGACCAAACTCCCACAAGGTTAGATTTATGAGGGATGGGGGAGACATTGTTGGTATTCTGGTGTATTGCTAAAATGCATCGGGCCCAAAGACTGTTAGGATCCTTCCTAAGTTTCCACCACCATTTGGATAATAAAgagatatttttggtttttagacATCCCAGACCAAGCCCTCCCGAAACCCTGGTCGAAATAACCCTATCCCAAGATATCCAGTGAACTTTTTTCTTTAAGCCCGTACCTCCCCAGAAGAAATTCCTACGGATTGATTCTAATTTGGATAAAACACTTACCGGAGCCAAGTACAGAGAGAAATAAAAGGAGGGGAGACTGTCAAGCACCGAGCGGATTAAGGTGATTCTACCGGCGAGGGAGAGgtttttggctttccattgggAGAGGCGATTTTCAAAAGTCTGAATGACAGGTGTCCAATTCTTTACTCGGTTCATATTAGCACCGACAATGAGCCCGAGATAAGAGATTGGAAGTTGTCCGGAGTTGCATTTGAGGGTATTGCAGGTGGTTTGTGAGGCTTCAGTGGAAAGGTTAATCCCATAGAAGTTGGATTTGTGATGGTTTATCTTTAAGCCTGAGACTATGTGGAAGCATCTCAAGATCCTGGAAATATTTATCAATTGGGTTTGCGACCAAGTGCCCAAGATGATCGCATCATCGGCATAGAGAAGATGGGAGATGTTAGGTCCTGAGTTTGGTAGTTGAATGCCAGAAATCAGACCTATGGATGTGGCTCTTTGCATGATATTAGTGAATGCTTCCATGACAATCAAAAAGAGAAACGGAGATAAAGAGTCTCCTTGGGGTACACCACGTTCACAGTTGAACTCAGGTGTTGGACAACCATTGATGAGGATAGAAGACCTGGTTGAAATAAGGATACCTTTGATCCACATGAGCCATTTGTTCGGGAAGCCCATCTGCTCCATGATTGAAAGTAGGAAGCTCCAATTAACCGTATCAAAAGCTTTCCCGATGTCCAATTTGAGGCAGTAGGcttgacttttgtttttctttagccACGAGATGATCTCATTTAGTATGAGGGGTCCATCTAAGATATTCCTATCTGTGAGGAAAGCTGTCTGCGATGGGGAGATAACTTTTGCAATTACCTTCTTCAGCCTCTTAGCCAGGATTTTTGATATGACTTTCTTGATGCACCCAATAAGAGTAATGGGTCGGAAATCGTTGAGTGACTTAACCGAGGCTTTTTTAGGTATGAGAGTGATATGAGATGAGCTGCAACCATGACTAATTTGACTTGAATGATAAAATTCAAGTAATATGTTCAAGAAGTCGAATTGTAAATCACTCCAATACCTTTTGATGAAGCCGAGGTTGAATCCATCTGGACCTGGGGCTTTATTGCTATCACAGTCTTTTACAGCTTGGTGGACTTCAAGAAGGGTAAAAGGAGATGTGAAGAGGGTTGTGTCTTCTGCAGTGAGGGTTTTAAGCCCATGGCATTGAAGTTTGGGTCTGTTTTTAATGGGTTCCTGaaatttggttttaaaaaaattaaaggctGCATCCCTAATAGATGGAGGATCAGTATGCCATGTACCATTAATATCGAGCCCTACGATCCTGTTCTTTGATGATCTGGAATTTATGAAGCCATGAAAGTAGGATGAATTTTCGTCACCAAATTTCACCCACTTAGCTCTTGATTTTTGATGTAGGTCCTGTGTCTTATGTTTTTCAAGAGTAAGTAGTTTCTCTTTGGTGTCAATCCAGAAGGTTAATTCGTCTTCTGTGTAATCCCTGATATCAATGATCCCATCTAAATTGGCAAGTTGGTCTTGAAGGGCTGTGGATTCAGATCTCTCTTGGGTGTTTTGATGGCGGATCCAAGTCTTTAGGTTTTGTTTCAAGGCTTTGAGTTTATTGTTTAAGATCTGGTCCAGGCGACCCAAAAAAGGACCAGAAGAGAGGGTTTGGGCCACGATGTCATCTAACCCTGGTTTCGAGAACCAGGAGTTGAAAAAACGGAAGGGAGTTGGACCAAAATCAGGTGTGTTAGTGATAAGGAGTAGAGGTCGGTGATCGGAAAGTGAGCGAGGTAGGGTGGAAAGGGATGCAGTTGGCCATTGGTTGATGAAGTTATGAGATACCAGGACTCTATCAATCTTGCTTTTTTTCCTTCCATTATCATTCACGTATGTGAACATACTGCCATGCATCGTATATTCATG harbors:
- the LOC122604044 gene encoding pentatricopeptide repeat-containing protein At4g36680, mitochondrial, whose protein sequence is MASSSSSTLLRRARHLSTVAATTVTNPTPMTISKAKSKLRTEHDTDKALDIYSTVQSNHSTSSPGSAHHAQQITVRRLAKSHRFSDIETLIESHKNDPRVTDEGFLSSLIRSYGIAGMFDNALKTYTQMEITKTPRSALSFNALLTACVNSKKFDNAPQLFDEMPVKYGFKPDDYSYGILVKSYCDAGKPEKGMEKLKEMDEMGVKVSGVTYTSIIHSLYKKGNVTEAERVWDEMVSRGCVIDVAAHNVRLMNAADGEPEDVKRMIEEMISAGLKPDTISYNYLMTCYCRKGMMREAKEVYDKLEEHCCNPNAATFRTLVYHLCKNEQFETGYKVFKHSVKVNKIPDFNTLKYLVEGLAKKSRTKDAKGMIRTMRKKFPPNLLVAWAKIEKDLGLASTETEAAKQDRT